The sequence CGGCATCGGCCTGACCCCGGACGCTCCGGACTTCACCCTGGCCTTCAAGCTTCCCTACAGCCTGTGACGCACGCCAGCGCGTGGAAGCTTCAGCGCAACTGCTGGAGCTCCACGCGGTGCTTGCGGCACAGCCGGTACACCGTGACGCGCGACACCCGCATCCGCCGGGCGCAGGCGCTGACGTTGTACTGGCTCTGCTGCAGGCAGTGGATCAGCGCATCGCGTTCGGCCTGCATCCGCACCAGGTCCAGCACGCCGGCCGAGGCCGCGCTGTCTCCCAGTTCCATGTCCGCGCAGCTGATCAGCTCGCCTTCGGCGAGGATGGCCGCGCGCTGCACGCGGTTGAGCAGCTCGCGCACGTTGCCCGGCCACGGGAAGGCTTCCATCGCCTCGAGCGCCGGCCGGCTGAATCCGCGTGCGCGGGTACGGTGGCGTTCGCGGAAGGTCTTCAGGAAATGGGTCGCCAGCAGCGCGATGTCGCCGGGGCGATCGCGCAGTGCCGGCATCGGCAGGCGCAGCACGTTGAGCCGGTAATACAGGTCGCGGCGGAACCGGCCCTGCTCGACGGCCTGTTCCAGGTCCACGTGGGTGGCCGCCAGCACGCGCACGTCCACCTTCACCGGGGTGCTGCTGCCGATGCGCTCCACCGTGCCTTCCTGCAGCACGCGCAGCAGGTTGGTCTGCACGTCCAGCGGCAGGTCGCCGATCTCGTCCAGGAACACGGTGCCGCCATTGGCCGTCTCGAACAGGCCCAGCCGGCGCGTACTGGCACCGGTGAACGCGCCGCGTTCATGGCCGAACAGTTCGGACTGGACCAGGGTGGAGGGGATGGCGCCGCAGTTGATCGCGATGAAGGCGCGGTCCGCACGCGGTGAAAGCTCGTGGATCGCGTGGGCGGTGACTTCCTTGCCGGTGCCGGTTTCGCCGGTGATCAGTACAGGCAGGTCGACCGGGGCGAACTTCCGGATCGAGGCACGCATGGCCAGCATCGGCGGGCTCTGGCCGATCAGGCCCTGCAGTCCGCCGGCATGCGGCATTTCCTCGCCGCCCAGCCGCTGCAGGCATTCCGCCAGGGCGCCCGGGTCTGCCTGCGGATCCACGTGGTCGCTGCACGCCTCAAGCAGCCGCTGCACGCGCGGATCCTCCCGGTCGGTGCGGGCGTCGCTCAGCGCCACCAGCGCCATGTGCCGGTGGTCATCGAGCAATGCCTGTATCGCGTCCAGGCAGGCTGGACTGCGCCCACGCAGGTCGACCAGGCCGACCACCAGGTCATCGCCGCGCAGGCCGATGCCGGGTTGTTCCCCTGCCGCGACCTCCCGGATCTGCCAGCCTCCGGCGGCCAGCTGGGCGCGCTCATGGGCCTGCGGGCGTCCAAACCAGATGACACAACGCTTCGGAAACGCGGGTATTGCTGCCATGCGCGTGCACCACTCCGTCATGCGCGGGCGGAGCGCAATAGCCAGACGAATCCCGGTCGTGCCGCCCCACGCCGGGTTCAGCCCCGCACGAGGCCCCGGCAACGGAAGCCGGCCCGTACGGGTAATCCTTGCTCCGGAGAGCAGAAGGGAGAACGCGGCACCCGGGAGGAACCGGCCACCGCCGCGGCGTGGATGCGCGCGCCGTGCCTGTCACTCAGGGGTCACAGGTGGTCCGTGGCTTTTCGCGGGCAACAAAAAAGGCCGCGGTCGATGCCGCGGCCTTCTGTATCCACGCTGCTGTCTGTCAGAGATCCAGACGGCGGGCCTGCATGAACTTGCCGCCCCAGTAGCCGCTGAGCAGCGAGTCGGTGCGCACGTCCTTGCCACTGCTCGGCGCATGCAGGAACTGGCCATCGCCGACATAGATGCCGACGTGGTCGACGCGGCCCTTGCGGCCGAAGAACACCAGGTCACCAGCGGCCAGGGCGGCACGGTCCTTGATCAGTTCGGCGTCGGCCTTGACCGCCATCTCGCGCGACACGCGCGGCAGTTCGATGCCCAGCGCGGTGCGGAACACATAGCCGACCAGTCCGCTGCAGTCGAAACCGCCGTCCGGCGAGTTGCCGCCCCAACGGTACGGGGTGCCGATCAGGGTCATGGCGCGGCGCAGGACGCTCTGGACCTTGCCGTCGTTGCCCGCACCGGTGGTGGCCACCTTGCCCTGGGAGACGTCGTAGTTGGCCAGCAGGCGGCTGAGGTCGCCGGCGAACATCGCCGAGCGGTCCATCAGCGGAATGGTGTCGTTGGCTGCCAGGTGCGGCAGCAGGGCGGCCAGGGTGGCGGTGGCAGCGGCATCGGCCTTGCTGCGCGGCGCCTCGGCCCTGGCGGCGGGCTTTGCGACTTCGGCTGCCGGGGCAGCGGTCGCGGGGTCGGCGGGCGCCTCCTGGGCCATCAGGGGCGCAGAAACGCCAAGGGCCAGGAGGAGGAAGAAGCGGTGGGCGGCTCGCAAGGGAGCGGCTGTCTGGCCTTTACACATCAGGTCGTCAGTCGTCACGCGGCGGTCACAAAAAGAAGCGATGGGCGATGATGCCGTGGACGCGCTGTGAAAGGGTACAAATTTCGTTAAATATTCGTTACGCCTATTGTGACGATTGTCCCAGTCAATGCAATACCCGCCGTGCACCGCTGTAATGGTCCCGCCAGTAGGGCCCGTCCAGATGGTCCAGGCGGACCGTTCCGCCGGTGCTGGGGGCATGGACGAACCGGCCCTCACCTACATAAATGCCGACATGCCAGACCTGGCCACGGCTGCCGAAGAACACCAGGTCGCCCGTGGCCAGCTTGCCGGGGGCGAGCCGGGGACCCTGCATGGCCGCCAGTTCGCTGGAGCTGCGCGGCAGGCGCAGGTCGAGCATGTCCCGGTAGACGTAATTGACCAGTCCGCTGCAGTCGAATCCCGAGTCGGGGGTGTTGCCGCCATAGCGATAGGGGGTGCCGACCAGCCCCAGCGCGCGCATCAGCACGGCATTGGCCGCGGCGGGATCGGCAGGGGTAACGGCGGGCCAGTGGCCGCTGGCCGGCGGGGGCGTGGATTTCACCGAGGGTGCCGGGCCGCCGCAGCCAGCCAGCACCAGGATCACGGCCGCCGCGGCCAGCAGGCGCGGGCGCAAGGGGGGGACAACTGGCGTGATATGCATGTAGCCGGGATAATGCGCGACCTCGGAAGGTCGCCATGATGGCGGCGTACCCGGCGGCCGACAAGCCGTCCTACCGTCTGCCGTCGGGCAGCCCCAGCACAGAGTTTCCAATGAAGATCGAAAAAGACCGCGTCGTCCGTTTCCACTACACCGTTTCCGAAGTCGGCCAGGAGCCGATCGAGAGCTCGAAGGATCGTGAGCCGCTGGCGATCCTGATCGGCCACGGCAACATCATCCCGGGCCTGGAAAACGCCATGATGGACAAGGCCGCCGGCGAGAGCTTCGGCGTGGACGTGACCGCGGCCGAAGCCTACGGCGAGCGTCGCGAGGGCCTGACCCAGCGCGTGCCGAAGAAGCACTTCGGCAACACCCGCCTGCAGGTGGGCAGCCAGGTGATCCTGCAGACCAACTTC is a genomic window of Stenotrophomonas sp. Marseille-Q4652 containing:
- a CDS encoding sigma-54 dependent transcriptional regulator, with amino-acid sequence MAAIPAFPKRCVIWFGRPQAHERAQLAAGGWQIREVAAGEQPGIGLRGDDLVVGLVDLRGRSPACLDAIQALLDDHRHMALVALSDARTDREDPRVQRLLEACSDHVDPQADPGALAECLQRLGGEEMPHAGGLQGLIGQSPPMLAMRASIRKFAPVDLPVLITGETGTGKEVTAHAIHELSPRADRAFIAINCGAIPSTLVQSELFGHERGAFTGASTRRLGLFETANGGTVFLDEIGDLPLDVQTNLLRVLQEGTVERIGSSTPVKVDVRVLAATHVDLEQAVEQGRFRRDLYYRLNVLRLPMPALRDRPGDIALLATHFLKTFRERHRTRARGFSRPALEAMEAFPWPGNVRELLNRVQRAAILAEGELISCADMELGDSAASAGVLDLVRMQAERDALIHCLQQSQYNVSACARRMRVSRVTVYRLCRKHRVELQQLR
- a CDS encoding C40 family peptidase; its protein translation is MCKGQTAAPLRAAHRFFLLLALGVSAPLMAQEAPADPATAAPAAEVAKPAARAEAPRSKADAAATATLAALLPHLAANDTIPLMDRSAMFAGDLSRLLANYDVSQGKVATTGAGNDGKVQSVLRRAMTLIGTPYRWGGNSPDGGFDCSGLVGYVFRTALGIELPRVSREMAVKADAELIKDRAALAAGDLVFFGRKGRVDHVGIYVGDGQFLHAPSSGKDVRTDSLLSGYWGGKFMQARRLDL
- a CDS encoding C40 family peptidase; its protein translation is MHITPVVPPLRPRLLAAAAVILVLAGCGGPAPSVKSTPPPASGHWPAVTPADPAAANAVLMRALGLVGTPYRYGGNTPDSGFDCSGLVNYVYRDMLDLRLPRSSSELAAMQGPRLAPGKLATGDLVFFGSRGQVWHVGIYVGEGRFVHAPSTGGTVRLDHLDGPYWRDHYSGARRVLH
- a CDS encoding peptidylprolyl isomerase, translated to MKIEKDRVVRFHYTVSEVGQEPIESSKDREPLAILIGHGNIIPGLENAMMDKAAGESFGVDVTAAEAYGERREGLTQRVPKKHFGNTRLQVGSQVILQTNFGPRAVTVQKIGMSVVDVDLNHPMAGKDLHFDVEIVEVREASEEEIQHGHVHGDGGHHH